One window of Trifolium pratense cultivar HEN17-A07 linkage group LG5, ARS_RC_1.1, whole genome shotgun sequence genomic DNA carries:
- the LOC123882864 gene encoding dentin sialophosphoprotein-like has translation MYGGPSSKLGRGGGPKRLRNSFPPPPRHRPPSSANSRLSLGGSANKPPPAVEETFSLVSGSNPPAFSMIIRLAPDLVEEIKRVEAQGGTARMKFDPNPNNPNGNIIDLGGKEFRFTWSRDGDLCDIYEQRQSGVDGNGLLVESGCAWRKVNVQRILDESTKNRVKMRSEEAERKLKSRKAIVLEPGNPSMKSQSKALAAVEATSWKNYTKKKEASLKKKKAETLQVGGPSKTTQRSGLMSTSATAKGKCSSPLTSSPDHFAPSSSPRGALNNSKSLDDAVPSQMTDKQDTNAVAEKEIPTRTSNVMRNKPGGKGNNGSKPIDLQSMLTSLLKDKPNGMTFKALEKAVSDKLPNSIKDLDTIIKRIAKYHPPGKYILKTAMDLESSKKPQTESGSSPEENHNQTPAREEFHNQTSAPHGGVEEKVPNDDLVETIQVKSPVEEESNTLEKIDIQHASPDIFGDKKGSDFSEGRAGSSSASGSDSDSESNSSDSGSDSGSHSRSRSRSPAGSGSGSSSDSESDASSTSKEGLEGSDEDVDIMSDDEKEPKHKAEACDQMMSLPIPVKSPDGRSVQNEVDEKQDGNESDAVDIEKDSPEGHEATMMVTADTISDKVGKNAEETKPFSPDYQQLQERKNYIGSLFDERESEFKDSSRNDQFDSSDRLSKGKHKRGPELKNIDEKSERAKRLKAGNSARESYSPGTDVQMFGNSRNFSPYEFTEDTGKGPNTQVGNRADRQGNSNLGFQKGYNRALPGKSSSDLPQTGQRSFDQSPLGNPSYPLEKSDQPGEKIRHNRKHSGKDFRAREVSNVPENKSQRDAQNGDIYATEKKVPRNSRDGSNGSKQSLLSMDSNFQRQGEMVGKLKEDRQGTLSHLGTSPKDNNRTGVNKSPAVNGRGISLQRELSDLELGELRESTPDETIVAKQFERKGSFKHMENKANTSEDVNSNIAKVKPSLKATLDSGRPISVLSSGFPSNLENTNKKNVDCHFEESTKSRSRVMQTQSQPLKADNADIGSQNNLTEMSTKFRNSESGVSHGIDLDGRRESNRRVPANGSKQGTKRGMVSSPVKESKRRRPNSGEEVPEGRKGSVFVDRSNGDQKKRESSSDENSCSYSKFEKEEPELKGPIKTFSQYKEYVQEYQDKYQSYLSLHKILMDYRDEFNKLGVDLENAERSGNQDRYDGIAAQIMESYRRCGSRHMRLKKIFLVIHEELLSAKQRIKDFADWYRDRD, from the exons ATGTACGGCGGACCTTCCTCCAAATTAGGCCGCGGCGGCGGCCCAAAACGTCTCCGCAATTCATTCCCCCCTCCTCCACGTCACCGTCCACCTTCCTCCGCCAATTCTCGTCTCTCCCTCGGTGGCTCCGCCAATAAACCGCCACCGGCGGTGGAGGAAACTTTCAGCCTTGTATCTGGAAGCAATCCCCCCGCTTTCTCTATGATCATAAGACTTGCTCCAGACCTTGTTGAAGAGATCAAGCGCGTGGAAGCACAAGGTGGCACTGCGCGTATGAAATTTGATCCTAACCCAAATAATCCCAATGGAAAT ATTATTGACTTAGGTGGGAAGGAGTTCAGATTTACGTGGTCGAGGGACGGTGATCTATGTGATATTTATGAACAGCGCCAAAGTGGTGTAGATGGAAATGGGTTGCTTGTTGAATCTGGGTGTGCCTGGCGCAAAGTGAATGTACAACGTATCTTGGACGAGTCAACTAAGAATCGCGTCAAAATGCGGTCCGAGGAAGCCGAACGCAAGCTGAAGTCACGCAA AGCCATTGTCTTGGAGCCTGGGAATCCGTCCATGAAGAGCCAGTCAAAGGCATTGGCAGCTGTTGAGg CTACATCATGGAAGAATTACACTAAAAAGAAAGAGGCTTCACTTAAGAAAAAGAAAGCGGAAACTCTTCAAG TTGGAGGCCCCTCAAAAACCACTCAGAGATCTGGATTGATGTCAACAAGTGCTACTGCTAAGGGCAAATGTTCTTCTCCTCTTACATCTTCACCTGATCATTTTGCTCCTTCTTCCTCTCCACGGGGAGCTTTAAATAACTCTAAAAGCCTTGATGATGCTGTGCCATCACAAATGACTGACAAGCAAGATACCAATGCTGTCGCTGAGAAAGAAATCCCTACCAGGACAAGCAATGTTATGAGGAACAAACCAGGAGGCAAAGGAAATAATGGATCTAAACCAATAGATTTGCAGAGCATGTTAACTTCTCTCCTAAAGGATAAGCCTAACGGAATGACTTTTAAG GCCTTGGAGAAAGCAGTCAGCGACAAACTTCCCAATTCCATAAAGGATCTTGACACCATTATAAAAAGA ATTGCAAAATATCATCCTCCTGGAAAGTACATTTTAAAGACAGCGATGGATTTGGAAAGCTCCAAGAAACCTCAGACTGAAAGTGGAAG TTCGCCTGAAGAAAATCATAACCAAACACCTGCCCGTGAAGAGTTTCATAATCAGACATCAGCTCCACATGGAGGTGTCGAAGAGAAAGTTCCAAATGACGATTTGGTGGAAACAATTCAAGTAAAATCCCCAGTAGAAGAAGAATCAAACACATTGGAAAAAATTGACATCCAACATGCTTCACCTGATATATTTGGTGACAAAAAAGGTTCTGATTTTAGTGAAGGGAGGGCAGGCAGCTCTAGTGCTAGTGGaagtgatagtgatagtgaaAGTAACAGTAGTGACAGTGGAAGCGACAGTGGAAGCCATAGTAGGAGCAGAAGTAGAAGTCCAGCTGGATCAGGGAGTGGGAGTAGTAGCGACAGTGAAAGTGATGCATCATCCACCAGCAAGGAGGGATTGGAGGGTTCTGATGAGGACGTCGATATTATGAGTGATGATGAAAAAGAGCCAAAGCACAAAGCAGAAGCCTGTGATCAAATGATGTCCTTACCCATTCCAGTAAAATCTCCTGATGGAAGATCTGTGCAGAATGAGGTTGATGAGAAGCAGGACGGCAATGAATCTGATGCAGTTGATATTGAAAAAGACTCACCTGAGGGACATGAAGCTACAATGATGGTAACTGCTGATACCATTTCTGATAAAGTTGGAAAAAATGCAGAAGAGACAAAGCCTTTTTCACCTGATTATCAACAGCTCCAGGAGCGCAAAAACTATATAGGGAGTTTGTTTGATGAAAGGGAAAGTGAATTCAAAGATAGCTCTAGGAACGATCAGTTTGACAGCTCTGATAGGCTATCTAAAGGTAAACATAAGAGGGGTCCCGAATTGAAGAACATTGATGAGAAATCTGAACGTGCAAAGAGGTTGAAAGCAGGAAACTCCGCTCGTGAATCATATTCTCCGGGTACAGATGTGCAAATGTTTGGGAACTCTAGAAATTTTTCTCCTTACGAATTTACTGAAGACACTGGTAAGGGCCCCAATACTCAAGTTGGGAATAGAGCTGACAGACAAGGAAACTCCAATCTTGGTTTCCAGAAAGGATACAATCGAGCACTGCCTGGAAAATCTAGTTCAGATTTACCACAAACAGGTCAAAGGTCCTTTGACCAAAGTCCTCTAGGAAACCCTTCCTATCCATTGGAAAAATCAGATCAACCTGGTGAAAAAATAAGGCACAATAGGAAACACTCAGGAAAGGACTTCCGTGCACGTGAAGTGTCTAATGTGCCGGAAAATAAATCACAGAGAGATGCTCAAAATGGAGATATTTATGCCACCGAGAAAAAAGTCCCCAGGAATTCCAGGGATGGAAGTAATGGAAGTAAGCAGTCACTGTTATCCATGGATTCTAATTTCCAAAGACAAGGTGAAATGGTTGGTAAGTTAAAGGAAGACCGACAAGGTACGCTGTCACATTTGGGAACATCGCCCAAGGATAACAACAGAACTGGTGTTAATAAATCCCCTGCTGTTAATGGGCGAGGTATCTCACTTCAAAGAGAGCTTTCAGACTTGGAGTTGGGAGAACTTCGCGAGTCCACTCCTGATGAAACCATTGTTGCAAAGCAATTTGAACGAAAAGGTTCGTTTAAGCACATGGAAAACAAAGCAAATACTTCAGAGGACGTGAATTCAAATATTGCTAAAGTAAAACCTTCATTGAAAGCAACTTTAGATTCTGGAAGGCCAATCTCAGTGTTAAGTTCAGGTTTTCCGAGCAATTtggaaaacacaaataaaaagaatgtaGATTGTCATTTTGAAGAATCAACAAAGTCTCGTTCTAGAGTTATGCAAACTCAATCGCAACCTTTGAAAGCAGATAACGCGGACATTGGATCTCAAAACAACTTGACAGAAATGAGTACCAAATTTAGAAATAGTGAATCCGGGGTGAGCCATGGTATTGATTTGGATGGTCGCAGGGAAAGCAACAGAAGAGTGCCAGCAAATGGTTCTAAGCAAGGCACAAAACGTGGAATGGTTTCCTCCCCTGTGAAAGAAAGTAAAAGACGAAGACCTAATTCAGGTGAAGAGGTGCCTGAAGGAAGGAAGGGTTCAGTATTTGTAGATAGAAGTAATGGTGACCAAAAGAAGAGAGAATCCTCCTCAGACGAAAATAGTTGCTCTTATTCAAAGTTTGAAAAGGAGGAACCTGAATTAAAGGGACCTATAAAGACTTTCTCCCA ATATAAAGAATATGTGCAGGAGTACCAGGATAAATATCAGAGTTACCTCTCCTTGCACAAGATTTTGATGGATTACAG GGATGAGTTTAACAAACTAGGTGTTGATTTAGAAAATGCTGAAAGAAGTGGGAATCAGGATAGATATGATGGCATTGCAGCACAAATTATGGAATCTTATAGGCGATGTGGATCG AGACACATGAGACTGAAGAAAATATTTCTTGTGATTCATGAAGAACTGCTg AGTGCCAAGCAAAGGATCAAAGACTTTGCTGATTGGTATAGAGATAGAGACTGA
- the LOC123887448 gene encoding heme chaperone HemW, with protein MLKSTFTPIYWLLAPKPKPQKLSPNLIKNTFSNSTPHVRQNSSLKHNPTITPTSAYIHLPFCRKRCYYCDFTIVALGSASTQTHDDPRVINYIQLLCREINATKMEEKPAPLQTVFFGGGTPSLVPPNMVSDVLETLKMKFGLSESAEISMEMDPGTFDYKKMQEMMLLGVNRVSLGVQAFQEKLLKSCGRAHGLEEVHEAIDIVKKCGVENWSIDLIASLPHQTSDMWEESLRLAIEAQPTHVSVYDLQIEQGTKFGKLYAPGEFPLPSETQSADFYKMASKMLCDANYNHYEISSYCKNGYECKHNFIYWKNKPFYAFGLGSTSFIGGLRFSRPKKMNEYTKFVQNLENGLINSSSDDNINCKDTATDVVMLSLRTARGLDLKRFQESFGNSLVLSLLEVYKPYVESGRVIFLDEQRRTIRIDEINNSLFYETNSERRVAYMRLSDPNGFLLSNELISLAFGVIDSWNDYPSALQEAT; from the exons ATGCTGAAATCAACATTCACACCAATTTACTGGCTGCTAGCGCCTAAGCCAAAACCACAAAAACTCTCACCAAACTTAATCAAAAACACCTTTTCAAACAGCACACCACATGTTCGACAAAATTCCTCACTCAAACACAATCCCACCATTACCCCTACTTCAGCTTACATTCACCTCCCTTTCTGTAGAAAACGTTGCTACTATTGTGACTTTACCATTGTCGCTCTCGGCTCTGCTTCAACCCAAACACACGACGACCCACGTGTCATAAACTACATACAATTGCTCTGCAGAGAAATAAACGCCActaaaatggaagaaaaaccCGCGCCTCTTCAAACAGTGTTTTTTGGAGGTGGGACACCCTCTTTGGTTCCTCCAAATATGGTTTCCGATGTTTTGGAGACACTGAAGATGAAATTTGGGTTGAGTGAAAGTGCTGAAATTTCAATGGAAATGGACCCGGGTACATTTGATTATAAGAAGATGCAAGAGATGATGTTGTTGGGAGTTAACAGAGTTTCTTTGGGAGTTCAAGCTTTTCAGGAGAAGCTGTTGAAGAGTTGTGGGAGGGCACATGGTTTGGAAGAGGTTCATGAGGCTATTGATATTGTCAAAAAGTGCGGGGTTGAGAATTGGAGCATTGATCTTATAGCTTCACTACCTCATCAGACTAGTGACATGTGGGAGGAAAGTCTAAGACTCGCTATTGAAGCACAACCAACACATGTTTCTGTTTATGATTTGCAAATCGAACAAGGCACAAAGTTTGGAAAGCT GTATGCACCAGGGGAATTTCCACTGCCTTCCGAGACACAGTCAGCTGATTTTTATAAGATGGCTTCAAAAATGCTTTGTGACGCAAATTATAACCATTATGAAATCAGCAGTTACTGTAAGAATGGTTATGAGTGCAAACACAACTTTATCTATTGGAAGAACAAGCCTTTCTATGCCTTTGGCCTCGGCTCTACTAGTTTTATTGGTGGGTTGAGGTTTTCCAGACCCAAGAAGATGAATGAGTACACAAAATTCGTGCAAAATTTGGAAAATGGATTGATAAATAGCTCATCCGATGACAACATTAATTGCAAGGACACTGCCACAGATGTTGTGATGTTGTCCCTGAGAACTGCAAGAGGCCTAGACTTGAAGCGTTTCCAAGAATCATTTGGCAACTCTCTGGTTTTGTCTCTGCTTGAGGTTTACAAACCTTATGTTGAGAGTGGACGTGTGATTTTCTTGGATGAGCAAAGGAGAACCATTAGAATAGATGAAATCAACAATTCTCTTTTTTATGAAACTAACTCAGAAAGGAGAGTGGCTTATATGAGGCTAAGTGATCCAAATGGTTTCCTTTTATCAAATGAATTAATATCCCTTGCTTTTGGGGTTATTGACTCTTGGAACGATTATCCTTCTGCACTCCAAGAAGCTACTTGA
- the LOC123882865 gene encoding uncharacterized protein LOC123882865 yields MYGGPSSKLGRGGGPKRLRNSFPPPPRHRPPSSANSRLSLGGSANKPPPAVEETFSFVSGNNPPAFSMIIRLAPDLVEEIKRVEAQGGTARMKFDPNPNNPNGNIIDLGGKEFRFTWSRDGDLCDIYEQRQSGVDGNGLLVESGCAWRKVNVQRILDESTKNRVKMRSEEAERKLKSRNYPLKADNADVGSQNNLTEMSTKFRNSESGVSHDIDLDGRRESNRRVPANGSKQGTKRGMVSSPVKESKRRRPNSGEEVPEGRKDSVFVDRSNGDQKKRESSSDENSCSYSKFEKEEPELKGPIRTFSQYKEYAQEYQDKYQSYLSLRKILMDYTDEFNKLGVDLENAERSGNQDRYDGIAAQIMESYRRCGSRHMRLKKIFLVIHEELLSAKQSIKDFADWYRYTDWKYKITIFVR; encoded by the exons ATGTACGGCGGACCTTCCTCCAAATTAGGCCGCGGCGGCGGCCCAAAACGTCTCCGCAATTCATTCCCCCCTCCTCCACGTCACCGTCCACCTTCCTCCGCCAATTCTCGTCTCTCCCTCGGTGGCTCCGCCAATAAACCGCCACCGGCGGTGGAGGAAACTTTCAGCTTTGTATCTGGAAACAATCCCCCCGCTTTCTCTATGATCATAAGACTTGCTCCAGACCTTGTTGAAGAGATCAAGCGCGTGGAAGCACAAGGTGGCACTGCGCGTATGAAATTTGATCCTAACCCAAATAATCCCAATGGAAAT ATTATTGACTTAGGTGGGAAGGAGTTCAGATTTACGTGGTCGAGGGACGGTGATCTATGTGATATTTATGAACAGCGCCAAAGTGGTGTAGATGGAAATGGGTTGCTTGTTGAATCTGGGTGTGCCTGGCGCAAAGTGAATGTACAACGTATCTTGGACGAGTCAACTAAGAATCGCGTCAAAATGCGGTCCGAGGAAGCCGAACGCAAGCTGAAGTCACGCAA TTATCCTTTGAAAGCAGATAACGCGGACGTTGGATCTCAAAACAACTTGACAGAAATGAGTACCAAATTTAGAAATAGTGAATCCGGGGTGAGCCATGATATTGATTTGGATGGTCGCAGGGAAAGCAACAGAAGAGTGCCAGCAAATGGTTCTAAGCAAGGCACAAAACGTGGAATGGTTTCCTCCCCTGTGAAAGAAAGTAAAAGACGAAGACCTAATTCAGGTGAAGAGGTGCCTGAAGGAAGAAAGGATTCAGTATTTGTAGATAGAAGTAATGGTGACCAAAAGAAGAGAGAATCCTCCTCAGACGAAAATAGTTGCTCTTATTCAAAGTTTGAAAAGGAGGAACCTGAATTAAAGGGACCTATAAGGACTTTCTCCCA ATATAAAGAATATGCGCAGGAGTACCAGGATAAATATCAGAGTTACCTCTCCTTGCGCAAGATTTTGATGGATTACAC GGATGAGTTTAACAAACTAGGTGTTGATTTAGAAAATGCTGAAAGAAGTGGGAATCAGGATAGATATGATGGCATTGCAGCACAAATTATGGAATCTTATAGGCGATGTGGATCG AGACACATGAGACTGAAGAAAATATTTCTTGTGATTCATGAAGAACTGCTg AGTGCCAAGCAAAGCATCAAAGACTTTGCTGATTGGTATAGATATACAGACTGGAAATACAAGATTACTATATTTGTTAGATGA